From Brachyspira pilosicoli, a single genomic window includes:
- a CDS encoding extracellular solute-binding protein: MIRKLFVGICLVSVTIMMMACSGNKPAEQTVVELPTIDANTETEITVWGWNVAAKALMETAKTFNEKYPKIKINVQEFGGPPQLYEKAGVVLSSGQGIPDVMQIESDFIQTYVETYPQRFLDMKTLAPADLDSKVDPSKVPTSYDSEGRLTSIPWDSGPVIVYYREDLFRQAGIDPAAIKTYDDLIQAGKDLQAKLPNVKLTGFSFTQDDGIWRTLMVQNNIYYLDTNGNITLSSPKAVESMQLVKRLIDEGLVLNTVNWDTGIRAHKNGEIAISFNGGWWGGTMKDQMPEMKGKWRAMEMPAYTEGGVRSSSLGGSTLTVTATDPIKQAAAWAFVEHSLLNVDSQLLMYEKFGLFPSYLPAYEDERFKQPDPYFGNQNYNELLGNVTKNIPPAIYNSDDYSDLRNVAVSAYEEIINNNSDIQATLDAAAEQANSITGRQIVK, from the coding sequence ATGATTAGGAAGCTTTTTGTAGGCATCTGTTTGGTATCGGTTACAATTATGATGATGGCTTGTTCAGGAAACAAACCTGCTGAGCAAACTGTAGTTGAACTTCCAACAATAGATGCAAACACTGAAACAGAAATAACTGTTTGGGGTTGGAATGTTGCTGCTAAAGCTTTAATGGAGACAGCAAAAACATTTAATGAAAAATACCCTAAAATAAAAATTAATGTACAAGAATTTGGCGGTCCGCCTCAATTATATGAAAAAGCTGGTGTTGTGTTATCTTCCGGACAGGGAATACCAGATGTAATGCAAATTGAAAGCGATTTTATTCAAACTTATGTAGAAACTTATCCTCAAAGATTTTTAGATATGAAAACTTTAGCTCCAGCTGATTTGGATTCTAAAGTTGACCCTTCAAAAGTACCTACAAGTTATGATTCAGAGGGTAGATTAACTTCAATACCTTGGGATTCTGGTCCAGTTATAGTTTATTATAGAGAAGACCTTTTTAGACAGGCTGGAATAGACCCTGCTGCTATTAAAACTTATGATGATTTAATACAGGCTGGTAAAGATTTACAAGCTAAATTGCCTAATGTTAAGTTAACAGGATTTAGTTTTACTCAAGATGATGGTATATGGAGAACTTTAATGGTTCAAAACAACATATATTATCTTGATACAAATGGAAATATCACTTTATCATCACCTAAAGCTGTAGAAAGTATGCAGTTGGTAAAAAGACTCATAGATGAAGGTTTAGTGTTAAATACAGTAAATTGGGATACAGGAATAAGAGCACATAAAAATGGAGAAATAGCTATAAGCTTTAATGGCGGCTGGTGGGGCGGTACTATGAAAGACCAAATGCCAGAGATGAAAGGAAAATGGAGAGCTATGGAAATGCCTGCTTATACAGAAGGCGGAGTAAGGTCTTCTTCTTTAGGTGGTTCTACTTTAACCGTAACAGCTACTGATCCTATTAAACAGGCTGCTGCTTGGGCTTTTGTAGAGCATTCTTTACTTAATGTAGACAGTCAGCTTTTGATGTATGAAAAATTCGGTTTGTTCCCTTCTTATCTTCCTGCTTATGAAGATGAAAGATTTAAACAGCCTGATCCTTATTTCGGCAATCAAAATTATAATGAATTATTAGGTAATGTTACTAAAAATATACCTCCTGCTATTTATAATTCAGATGATTATTCCGATTTAAGAAATGTAGCTGTTAGTGCTTATGAAGAAATAATAAACAATAATTCCGATATACAAGCAACTTTAGATGCTGCTGCTGAACAGGCAAATAGTATAACTGGAAGACAAATTGTAAAATAA
- a CDS encoding sugar ABC transporter permease has product MRTKKNITPWLFIAPALIFIVCFSIYPLIETIILSFMTQNRGQLVFNGINNFKRLLSDQYFYVSLKNSLIYLVIQVPIMTMLAILLSLALHRGITKLKGLYRTVFFIPFIVESVAYSLMFVLLFQERGVVNFLLSLFNLGPVMWLTQTWPARIVIMLIMTWRWTGYNMIIILAGLQGISEDYYEAATIDGANAFQQFIHITIPMLKPVILFSTILSTIGTLNLFTEPYLLTNGGPNNSTISLGLYIYRQAFQSINLTYAATISVAILVIVGLLSRLQLKVGGDKK; this is encoded by the coding sequence ATGAGAACAAAAAAAAATATCACGCCTTGGCTCTTTATTGCTCCCGCTTTAATATTCATAGTTTGTTTTAGTATATATCCGCTTATAGAAACAATAATTTTAAGCTTTATGACCCAAAATAGAGGGCAGTTGGTTTTTAACGGAATTAATAATTTTAAGAGGCTTTTATCAGATCAGTATTTCTATGTATCTTTAAAAAATTCATTGATATACTTGGTTATACAAGTACCAATAATGACAATGTTAGCTATATTATTATCTTTGGCATTGCATAGAGGAATTACTAAATTAAAAGGTTTATATAGAACAGTATTTTTTATACCGTTTATAGTAGAATCTGTTGCATATAGTTTAATGTTTGTATTATTGTTTCAAGAGAGAGGCGTTGTAAATTTCTTGCTATCTCTATTTAATTTGGGACCTGTTATGTGGCTTACACAAACTTGGCCTGCAAGGATAGTAATAATGCTTATAATGACTTGGAGATGGACTGGTTATAATATGATAATAATATTGGCAGGGCTTCAAGGTATATCTGAAGATTATTATGAAGCTGCAACAATTGACGGGGCTAATGCTTTTCAGCAGTTTATACATATAACAATACCTATGCTTAAACCTGTTATATTATTTTCAACAATACTTTCTACAATAGGTACTCTAAACCTATTCACAGAGCCTTATCTTTTAACAAATGGAGGCCCTAATAATTCTACTATAAGTTTGGGATTATATATATATAGACAGGCTTTCCAATCTATAAACCTAACTTATGCGGCAACTATTTCTGTAGCAATACTTGTAATAGTTGGACTTCTTTCTAGGTTGCAATTAAAAGTAGGAGGGGATAAGAAATGA
- a CDS encoding carbohydrate ABC transporter permease, whose amino-acid sequence MRNSKQQKITRIILYIVLTIGMIACVYPLFFMLIASTRVSGDIFLFPPPITFGDNFFENLKNLQERIPIWSALFNSFKIAILYTVINLLVCSMAAYSISKFNYKGRNIVFVIIMLTMMLPAHAKLVPLYRMMTTLNIQNTHLAIILPDIAGAFGIFLMRQNFHSVPDTLIEAARIDGANEWTIFLKIVMPLMIPALTALGIYMFVAQWTNFTWPLIILNSPDKFTLPVALAQLKADTRIDYGQIMVGAMFAVVPIMAVFLALQKYFISGLTGGAVKE is encoded by the coding sequence ATGAGAAACTCAAAACAGCAAAAAATTACTAGAATAATTCTTTATATAGTTCTTACAATAGGTATGATAGCTTGTGTTTATCCTTTATTCTTTATGTTAATAGCATCTACAAGAGTATCTGGAGATATTTTCTTGTTTCCGCCTCCTATAACTTTTGGTGATAATTTCTTTGAAAATTTGAAAAATCTTCAAGAGAGAATACCTATATGGAGTGCTTTATTTAATTCATTTAAAATTGCTATTCTTTATACAGTTATAAATTTATTAGTTTGTTCTATGGCAGCTTATTCTATTTCTAAATTTAATTACAAGGGAAGAAATATAGTATTTGTTATAATAATGCTTACTATGATGCTTCCTGCGCATGCTAAATTAGTTCCATTATATAGAATGATGACAACATTAAATATACAAAATACTCATTTAGCTATAATACTTCCGGATATAGCTGGAGCTTTTGGTATATTTTTGATGAGACAAAATTTCCATTCTGTTCCTGATACTCTTATAGAGGCAGCAAGAATAGACGGGGCTAATGAATGGACTATATTTTTGAAAATAGTTATGCCTTTAATGATTCCTGCTTTAACAGCATTGGGTATATATATGTTTGTTGCTCAATGGACTAATTTTACTTGGCCTTTGATAATATTAAACTCTCCTGATAAGTTTACTTTGCCTGTAGCATTAGCTCAGTTGAAAGCTGATACAAGAATAGATTATGGACAAATAATGGTTGGTGCTATGTTTGCTGTTGTTCCTATAATGGCAGTATTCTTAGCATTACAAAAATATTTTATATCTGGTTTAACAGGCGGTGCTGTAAAAGAGTAA
- the abc-f gene encoding ribosomal protection-like ABC-F family protein, with product MFVKFNKVSFSYDSSDNILNDVSFHIDNTCTAIVGENGCGKTTLAKLITGILKPNSGSIEYSNKNIITAYCNQECADLPDNAESLFYDESSYSGYLTSILKIDYSYLYRFNTLSFGERKRLQIASSLYTNPDILVLDEPTNHIDNECKDILINLIKRLECIVIIISHDVDFLDELVNKCIFVRNSKCKIRTGNYTQCREYEKNEEDYNFSLYEESKKKAKILENRYKQLQNESDAKKSKYGSKRNIDKKDHDAKGKVDAARLTGKDRRLATKAKQAKSLYNKSVLETESLYIRKREVMDMEFVGERYKGKFLFFLESGETKINNIVLKHSELIINSNSKIGIEGVNGAGKTTLLNYIIATMYNNSINKEKIVYIPQDIEREYWNKTFNNIKSLNNEALGFLMSFVNRLGSNAKTVINSVNHSPGEMRKIILGMAVLKNPYIIILDEPTNHLDIDSIERLEEALISFNCALIIVSHNKNFLNRIVNIKWLISKEDNYSSLTVNKLS from the coding sequence ATGTTTGTAAAGTTCAATAAAGTTTCTTTTTCTTATGACAGCTCTGATAATATATTAAATGATGTTTCTTTTCATATAGATAATACCTGCACAGCTATAGTGGGTGAAAATGGATGCGGAAAAACTACGCTTGCTAAGCTTATAACGGGTATATTAAAACCTAATTCTGGAAGTATAGAGTATTCAAATAAAAATATTATAACTGCTTACTGTAATCAAGAATGTGCTGATTTGCCTGATAATGCTGAAAGTTTATTTTATGATGAAAGTTCATATTCTGGATATTTAACATCAATTTTAAAAATAGATTACAGTTATTTGTATAGATTTAACACTCTTAGTTTTGGAGAGAGGAAAAGACTTCAAATAGCATCATCACTTTATACTAACCCTGATATATTGGTATTAGATGAACCTACAAATCATATTGATAATGAATGCAAAGACATACTTATTAATCTTATAAAAAGACTTGAATGTATTGTTATAATAATTAGTCATGATGTTGATTTTCTTGATGAGTTAGTAAACAAATGCATATTTGTAAGAAACTCTAAATGCAAAATAAGAACAGGCAATTATACTCAATGCAGAGAATACGAAAAAAATGAAGAAGATTATAATTTTAGTTTATATGAAGAGAGTAAAAAGAAAGCTAAAATATTAGAAAATAGATATAAGCAACTTCAAAATGAATCGGATGCTAAAAAAAGCAAATATGGAAGCAAAAGAAATATAGATAAAAAAGATCATGATGCCAAAGGAAAAGTTGATGCAGCAAGACTTACAGGAAAAGATAGAAGACTTGCTACAAAAGCTAAACAGGCGAAAAGTTTATACAATAAAAGTGTATTAGAAACTGAATCTCTATATATAAGAAAAAGAGAAGTTATGGATATGGAGTTTGTGGGAGAAAGATATAAAGGGAAATTTTTATTTTTTTTGGAATCTGGAGAAACTAAGATTAATAATATAGTTCTTAAGCATTCCGAGCTTATAATAAACTCTAACAGCAAAATAGGAATTGAGGGGGTGAATGGGGCAGGTAAAACTACTTTATTAAACTATATAATAGCTACAATGTATAATAATTCTATTAATAAAGAAAAGATTGTGTATATTCCTCAAGATATAGAGAGGGAATATTGGAATAAAACTTTTAATAATATAAAGTCTTTAAATAATGAGGCATTAGGTTTCTTGATGAGTTTTGTTAATAGGCTTGGGAGCAATGCGAAGACTGTAATTAATTCTGTTAATCATAGTCCCGGTGAGATGCGTAAAATAATTCTTGGTATGGCAGTACTTAAAAATCCGTATATTATAATATTAGATGAGCCTACTAATCATCTTGATATAGATTCTATAGAACGTTTGGAAGAGGCTTTAATTTCTTTTAATTGTGCTTTGATTATAGTAAGTCATAATAAAAATTTTTTAAATCGAATAGTTAATATAAAATGGTTAATAAGTAAAGAAGATAATTATAGCAGCTTAACTGTTAACAAATTATCATAA
- a CDS encoding peptidase M30: protein MKRIFFINIILLMSLLSCNKLEDVLGINYDDGLTYADSGSESKTFKTISFSSYGTQLSGKYKFNKVQEYDKLIIYVKEGSGYKKESIDYIAKVFNDNYDEEVRIYGHHTDVDKNGKIIILLFEINSSYEGAVTTGYFYGADLILGYHNDAEILYMDIKIVNENPEYMAGTIQHEFQHLINFNVNYIENKREMSTWLNEALSESTSVLFSPYTVNSRINEFNVATSGYYCFYTWDLPLNVFANYPSASVFMNWLYKKNNNNSSVFQSIAADLSDNDYQRVFNNVAFTGASSWDDLLFKWLEGVKNKEVAGAELKIQNAGSSISLFPGALVAYSGTLTSTHANLVTKNLSGGINLALNKDTYVGNNPTSINIKIPASSSIQASKTYKMVNDDEPYIPKYRHVLFNKDGEIKKY, encoded by the coding sequence ATGAAAAGAATCTTTTTTATTAATATTATATTATTGATGTCTTTATTGTCTTGTAATAAATTAGAAGATGTTTTAGGCATAAATTATGATGATGGATTAACTTATGCAGATTCAGGTTCAGAAAGTAAAACTTTTAAAACAATATCATTCAGCAGTTATGGAACTCAATTATCAGGAAAGTATAAATTTAATAAAGTTCAAGAATATGATAAATTAATTATATATGTTAAAGAAGGTTCAGGATATAAAAAAGAAAGTATAGATTATATAGCTAAAGTTTTTAATGATAATTATGATGAAGAGGTAAGAATTTACGGACATCATACTGATGTAGATAAAAATGGAAAAATTATTATATTATTATTTGAAATTAATTCTAGTTATGAAGGAGCTGTAACTACAGGATATTTTTATGGTGCTGATTTAATATTGGGCTATCATAATGATGCTGAAATACTATATATGGATATAAAAATAGTAAATGAGAACCCTGAATATATGGCAGGAACTATACAGCATGAGTTTCAGCATTTAATTAACTTTAATGTTAATTATATAGAAAATAAAAGAGAAATGTCAACTTGGCTTAATGAAGCATTATCAGAGTCTACTTCTGTATTATTTAGCCCATATACGGTTAATTCCAGAATAAATGAGTTTAATGTTGCAACAAGCGGATACTATTGTTTTTATACTTGGGACCTTCCTTTAAATGTATTTGCAAACTATCCTTCTGCATCAGTATTCATGAATTGGCTTTATAAGAAAAATAATAACAACTCTAGTGTGTTTCAAAGTATAGCAGCAGATTTGTCGGATAATGATTATCAAAGAGTTTTTAATAATGTAGCTTTTACAGGTGCCTCTAGTTGGGATGACTTATTATTTAAATGGCTTGAGGGCGTAAAAAATAAGGAAGTTGCAGGGGCAGAATTAAAAATACAAAATGCAGGATCTTCAATATCACTATTTCCTGGTGCTTTAGTTGCTTATAGCGGAACTTTAACTTCAACTCATGCTAATTTAGTAACAAAAAATTTGAGCGGAGGAATAAACTTAGCTTTGAATAAAGATACATACGTTGGTAATAATCCTACTTCTATAAATATAAAAATTCCTGCTTCGTCGTCTATACAAGCATCAAAAACTTACAAAATGGTTAATGATGATGAACCTTATATTCCTAAATATAGGCATGTATTGTTTAATAAAGATGGTGAGATAAAAAAATATTAA
- a CDS encoding methyl-accepting chemotaxis protein: MNYIFHSVIIELGVSTTAAVIAFVAIIVHFYIFFKLYQETQLTALFLSILCFIFTASETVNIIVSLSTQNTQLSLTMYKIEQIAVSLTILPWIRYAKTTLKLNDRLHYFLDKAESVAIFIFMLILVIALIYSQLFVSTTEVLSTLNNSAVNSVKIRGATGPIYIFRDFLFSIYSITIICMLLYEIFVNKVYKVNIGTLVLFSLITLAFFDDFNGISSYSNYYSNYLLFPEFSFSRFSLIYMIFNIFSVYGYIVNFINTVYKKSDTKQYDLESIKAQDTVIINTAINTSSKLLELKENFYSLIGTLVEKVKNTNISVNNLKTEIGKIIDNTNEFITIENFQVNDGNTNIEKIEQLIETYPNLQVSSEMQKNMLEEYINVLQESVKEVYVLQSESVNILISFEEFQSNIEKERNNIIKILDKTLVFNQLSFQINKILSFMTNMQDKVKTLSINSSIQASKSGEWYHNFNVVSKEVSELVVETGNITKNMQELLFQIEEIFKRYNYASNSIKAGTMELLREISSNYNKLVKFNNTMERQNDYNINIIKSTDKMYNSISDMSTIIVNEENDFMNIKTKIEEFNDYISDISHKANEQNIDIKNIMRDMNKLLATSEDFEDITNKLDDETKKLLEYSDNLKNVINEYSKVI, translated from the coding sequence ATGAATTATATTTTTCATAGCGTAATTATAGAATTAGGTGTATCTACAACAGCAGCTGTTATAGCGTTTGTTGCTATAATAGTGCATTTTTATATATTTTTCAAATTATACCAGGAAACTCAGCTTACAGCATTGTTTCTCTCTATACTTTGTTTTATTTTTACAGCTTCTGAAACAGTAAATATTATAGTTTCGCTTTCAACGCAAAATACGCAATTATCTCTTACAATGTATAAAATAGAACAAATAGCTGTATCATTAACTATTTTGCCATGGATTAGATATGCAAAAACAACATTAAAATTGAATGATAGATTGCATTATTTCTTGGATAAAGCAGAAAGTGTAGCAATATTTATATTTATGTTAATATTGGTTATTGCTTTAATATATTCTCAATTATTTGTATCTACAACAGAGGTTCTTTCTACATTAAATAATTCTGCAGTTAATAGTGTTAAAATTAGAGGGGCTACAGGACCTATATATATTTTTAGGGATTTTCTTTTCTCAATTTACAGCATAACAATAATATGTATGCTGCTTTATGAAATATTTGTTAATAAAGTCTATAAAGTTAATATAGGAACATTAGTATTATTTTCTTTGATAACACTTGCTTTTTTTGATGATTTTAATGGTATTTCCAGCTACTCAAATTATTATAGTAATTATTTGTTGTTTCCAGAATTTTCTTTTTCTCGATTTTCTTTAATTTATATGATTTTTAATATTTTTTCTGTTTATGGTTATATTGTTAACTTTATTAATACGGTTTATAAAAAATCGGATACAAAACAATATGATTTGGAATCAATTAAGGCACAAGATACTGTTATTATTAACACTGCTATTAATACTTCATCAAAATTGCTTGAATTAAAAGAAAATTTTTATAGCCTTATAGGTACATTGGTAGAGAAAGTAAAGAATACAAATATATCTGTTAATAATCTAAAAACAGAAATAGGTAAAATAATAGATAATACTAATGAGTTTATTACTATAGAAAATTTCCAAGTAAATGATGGTAATACAAATATAGAAAAAATAGAGCAGCTTATAGAAACTTATCCTAATTTACAAGTTAGCTCAGAAATGCAAAAAAATATGCTTGAAGAGTATATTAATGTATTACAAGAATCTGTAAAAGAAGTTTATGTATTGCAATCAGAGAGTGTTAATATATTAATAAGCTTTGAAGAGTTTCAATCTAATATAGAAAAAGAAAGAAATAATATAATAAAAATATTAGATAAGACTTTGGTATTTAACCAATTATCTTTTCAAATAAATAAGATATTATCATTTATGACAAATATGCAAGATAAGGTAAAAACTCTTTCTATTAATTCCAGCATACAAGCTTCTAAATCTGGTGAATGGTATCATAACTTTAATGTTGTTTCTAAAGAAGTTTCTGAGTTAGTTGTAGAAACAGGAAATATTACTAAAAATATGCAAGAGCTTTTATTTCAGATAGAAGAGATTTTTAAGAGGTATAATTATGCAAGTAACAGCATAAAAGCTGGTACTATGGAATTGCTTCGTGAAATTTCTTCTAATTATAATAAATTGGTAAAATTTAATAATACTATGGAAAGGCAAAATGATTACAATATTAATATTATAAAAAGTACAGATAAAATGTATAATTCTATATCTGATATGAGTACTATTATTGTTAATGAAGAAAATGATTTTATGAATATAAAAACGAAAATAGAAGAGTTTAATGATTATATATCAGATATATCACATAAGGCTAATGAGCAAAATATTGATATAAAAAATATTATGAGAGATATGAATAAATTGCTTGCTACAAGCGAAGATTTTGAAGATATAACAAATAAACTTGATGATGAAACTAAAAAATTATTAGAATATTCAGATAATCTTAAAAATGTTATTAATGAATATTCTAAAGTAATATAA
- a CDS encoding methyl-accepting chemotaxis protein has product MNILTNFIPGYSVSIIELLVPIIGTSMVFIFIMLYTILVIKTKQTTYIIVASALLLLLLYNIISFIIIFLGMSGNDVVLASNLYVINHIIFLFIIVLLPINNRFFLKNERFVRNISNLIIFVTILIVVSFIIFSVVNKNTFFSTTLRTYPDKAFTVLGNGNFFVYLTYLSLIIYAMAFVPMVIDIFLGNSIVGNSIIIISNLLSFVLVITNIEIFNIRKDIYFDKLDLAVILSYLISSVAVFSSFTRNALESIRRDSILNNRLKSNLNIITNINDISEKLNTVDRDFMDSSMFVLEVDKENKDALNIIETKINTVIDSKNALGDTKESKKHLIRDGIKFTNTIFTFFDKYKNQMQEHFRALSQTMSNMNVSNLSYEQIYSLNNDLKEIRNNIEENTNNTIVNIKKHFESFKDVNKITEDIYDTIEYIKNMTNKTNLLSINAGIQASKAGILGKSFSVVSKEIGVLSFEISKGTASIESMLTDIFSGVVLIENSSFYIDEHCKNIENETKKIIEKIDVYSKNIEESMSKISTEFENFKLLEKYNDAMHKIVEEQGDIVSSVRENIVAMLDIQNSLNLKIDSQGADIIKILGNFSRIIEVKDELNDVIKKIGNYSSLSHTYIENLSNIISTHRGKSSMAFKPIINLLKK; this is encoded by the coding sequence ATGAATATATTAACTAATTTTATACCAGGATATAGTGTTTCTATTATAGAATTATTAGTACCTATTATTGGTACTTCTATGGTTTTTATATTTATTATGCTTTATACTATTTTAGTTATAAAAACTAAACAGACCACTTATATTATAGTAGCTTCAGCACTTTTGCTTCTGCTTTTATATAATATAATATCTTTTATTATAATATTTTTAGGCATGTCTGGTAATGATGTTGTACTGGCTTCAAACTTGTATGTAATTAATCATATTATATTTTTGTTTATTATTGTTTTACTTCCAATTAATAATAGATTTTTCTTAAAGAATGAACGGTTTGTTAGAAATATTAGTAATTTAATTATCTTTGTTACTATTTTGATTGTAGTTTCTTTTATAATTTTTAGTGTAGTAAATAAAAATACATTCTTTAGCACAACATTAAGAACTTACCCAGATAAAGCTTTTACTGTTTTAGGTAATGGTAATTTTTTTGTTTACCTCACTTACTTAAGTTTAATCATATATGCTATGGCTTTTGTGCCTATGGTAATTGATATATTTTTGGGAAACAGTATAGTTGGAAATAGCATTATTATAATTTCTAATCTTTTGTCTTTTGTTCTTGTAATTACTAATATAGAGATTTTTAATATAAGAAAGGATATTTATTTTGATAAATTAGATTTGGCTGTTATATTGTCTTATTTAATTAGTTCTGTTGCTGTATTTTCTTCTTTTACGAGGAATGCTTTGGAATCTATAAGAAGAGACAGCATATTAAATAATAGATTAAAATCGAATTTAAATATTATTACCAATATAAATGATATATCAGAGAAATTAAATACAGTTGATAGAGATTTTATGGATTCTTCCATGTTTGTTTTAGAGGTGGATAAAGAAAATAAAGATGCTTTAAATATAATAGAAACTAAAATAAATACGGTTATAGATTCAAAAAATGCATTAGGAGATACAAAAGAGAGCAAGAAGCATCTTATTAGAGATGGTATAAAATTTACTAACACTATATTTACTTTTTTTGATAAATATAAAAATCAAATGCAAGAGCATTTTAGAGCTTTATCTCAGACTATGTCTAATATGAATGTCTCTAATTTATCTTATGAGCAGATTTATTCTCTCAATAATGATTTAAAAGAGATTAGAAATAATATTGAAGAAAATACTAATAATACAATAGTTAATATAAAAAAGCATTTTGAAAGTTTTAAAGATGTAAATAAAATAACAGAAGATATATATGATACTATAGAATATATAAAAAATATGACTAATAAGACTAATTTACTTTCTATTAATGCTGGTATACAGGCGTCTAAGGCGGGTATTTTAGGTAAGAGTTTTTCTGTTGTATCTAAGGAGATAGGGGTGTTATCTTTTGAAATTTCAAAGGGTACTGCATCTATAGAGAGTATGTTAACCGATATATTTAGCGGGGTTGTTTTAATAGAGAACTCTTCTTTCTATATAGATGAACATTGTAAAAATATAGAAAATGAAACTAAAAAAATTATTGAAAAGATTGATGTTTATAGCAAAAATATAGAAGAGAGTATGAGCAAAATTTCTACAGAATTTGAAAATTTCAAATTATTAGAAAAGTATAATGATGCTATGCATAAGATTGTAGAAGAGCAAGGCGATATAGTATCTTCTGTAAGAGAAAATATTGTAGCTATGCTTGATATTCAAAATAGTTTGAACTTGAAGATAGATTCACAAGGGGCTGATATAATTAAAATTTTGGGTAATTTTAGCAGAATTATAGAAGTGAAAGATGAGCTTAATGACGTCATAAAGAAAATAGGTAATTATTCATCTCTTTCGCATACTTATATAGAAAATCTTTCAAATATAATAAGTACTCATAGGGGAAAGAGCAGTATGGCTTTTAAACCTATAATAAATTTGTTAAAAAAATAG
- a CDS encoding CvpA family protein, with translation MFNNIDIVIIIFLAFIFIYGFYRGIISITIPVIAIISTFIIAPIIYNHASKYFDHSIILKIVSFLISYSVIRIILSKAADSIKKVLKIIFLSWVDRLLGGIVLLFIVSLIISIISYFVLNMTEYNYIVYNSRVLMFIYNIFNTNNYMNNFV, from the coding sequence ATGTTTAATAATATTGATATAGTTATAATAATATTTTTAGCATTTATATTTATTTATGGTTTTTACAGAGGTATTATATCAATTACAATACCAGTAATAGCAATAATATCTACTTTTATTATAGCACCAATTATATATAATCATGCTTCTAAATATTTTGACCATTCTATTATATTAAAAATAGTATCATTTCTTATAAGTTATTCTGTTATAAGAATAATACTTTCAAAAGCGGCAGACAGTATAAAAAAAGTTTTGAAAATAATATTTTTATCTTGGGTAGATAGGCTTCTTGGAGGTATAGTACTGCTTTTTATAGTATCTCTTATAATTTCTATTATATCATATTTTGTACTCAATATGACGGAATATAATTATATTGTATATAACTCAAGGGTTCTAATGTTTATATATAACATATTTAATACTAATAATTATATGAATAATTTTGTATAG